Proteins encoded together in one Phyllostomus discolor isolate MPI-MPIP mPhyDis1 chromosome 6, mPhyDis1.pri.v3, whole genome shotgun sequence window:
- the LOC114499098 gene encoding olfactory receptor 10Q1 has product MLARSAVLNQSGPTEFVFRMFTAVPEFQALLFLLFLLLYLMILCGNTAIIWAVCTHSSLRTPMYFFLSCLSFVEISYTTVVVPLLLSNVFGAPKPISLAGCGAQMFFFLTLGGADCFLLAIMAYDRYVAICHPLHYTLIMTQKLCIQMVACAVALALYLSLQLTSLIFTLPFCGRLWEINHFLCDVPPVLRLACADIHVHQTVLYIVSILVLVVPFSLISVSYVFITLAILRIRSAEGRSRAFSTCSSHLTVVLLQYGFCALVYLRPQSGASVDKDRQFALIYTFVTPLLNPLIYTLRNKDVKDALRNAIISKSASDTH; this is encoded by the coding sequence ATGCTTGCTCGGAGTGCTGTCCTCAACCAGTCCGGCCCCACTGAGTTTGTATTCCGCATGTTCACAGCCGTCCCCGAATTCCAGgcgctcctcttcctcctcttcctcctgctctacCTGATGATCCTTTGTGGCAACACAGCCATCATCTGGGCGGTGTGCACACACAGCTCCCTGCGCACCCCCATGTATTTCTTCCTGTCCTGCTTGTCCTTCGTGGAGATCAGCTACACCACCGTGGTGGTGCCCTTACTACTCTCCAACGTCTTTGGAGCCCCGAAGCCCATTTCTCTGGCTGGCTGCGGGGcccaaatgttcttttttctcactCTTGGGGGTGCTGACTGTTTTCTCTTGGCAATCATGGCATACGATCGCTACGTGGCCATCTGCCACCCACTGCACTACACCCTCATCATGACCCAGAAGCTGTGCATCCAGATGGTGGCCTGCGCTGTGGCTCTGGCGCTCTACTTGTCCCTGCAGCTCACATCCTTAATCTTCACCTTGCCCTTCTGCGGGCGCCTCTGGGAAATCAACCACTTCCTCTGCGATGTGCCTCCAGTCCTGCGGCTGGCCTGCGCGGACATCCATGTGCACCAGACCGTCCTCTATATTGTGAGCATCCTCGTGCTGGTCGTCCCCTTCAGCCTTATTTCTGTTTCCTACGTGTTCATCACCTTGGCCATCCTGCGCATCCGTTCGGCTGAGGGTCGCAGCCgggccttctccacctgctcctcccacctcacGGTGGTCTTGCTGCAGTATGGCTTCTGTGCCTTGGTCTACCTGCGTCCCCAGTCTGGCGCCTCCGTGGATAAGGACCGCCAATTTGCCCTCATTTACACTTTTGTCACTCCCTTACTCAACCCCCTGATTTACACCCTTAGGAACAAGGATGTCAAAGATGCTCTGAGAAATGCCATTATCAGTAAATCGGCCTCGGACACCCATTGA